In Humulus lupulus chromosome 6, drHumLupu1.1, whole genome shotgun sequence, a single genomic region encodes these proteins:
- the LOC133782023 gene encoding probable disease resistance RPP8-like protein 2, giving the protein MADANISLVLERLRELFYARPVKLSGIKGRIDGIMAELEQMRCFLKDADAYVKRNGDADDKVMNLVSKTMDTVFLIDCVLSRLTFKLPSSSSKRKGESFIKLLIKRFLWIFNGRFKCRKFKLQLDELRTKVAHLRLGLQDLGIKELRDEGLVGEGFGVEKHRAVALPRSDNDFAGFDKKFDHIVTDLMKESDSTRVVSICGLGGIGKTTLASEIYQDSQIKRHFDSLAWVTLSQDFDTKNILQKLLIQLISATNEERKKISAMDSEKIAGYLSTELKGKSFLLVLDDVWNTEVWDCLVPVFLNGKTSNSKILITTHNEEVAHQAAVNHDLVCLDEDESFKLLQKILITNCNKEVAQLQTDVNHDELTNSKLNENRINLAKKMLKHCSGLPLSICVIVGLVSTRSTTDDLKKLSDVFKTYLERYRMEDGQEELKHLGLSWLLNLIYDDLPSYLKPCLLYFCLFPKAYEIKVSHLCQLWIAEGFVSSSPWRRGNSFETLEDVAYGCLCELVRRHIVQVEDSGSTGRIRTCRMHDVIRDFCLSKASNDNFLQSVVFSSAEKNVLQFNQFQRLAVSVDCHASPMTSFGNNNNIYRYGHLRSFTCTNLLPPQLKQVWKPLIDNYHLLRVLKLENLRKLVQLPKSIGKLRDLRFFSIKGSGVEQISSSIGYLRYLQTLDLRSTSRLTLPNVIYKLKELRHLYLPCECTVNADKLFLNGLSSLQTLNNIPVDCCLWNSLACLTNLRRLKMYVDRNLGESYQPTRVTFNHLEFLSLKNYNGSISTRDIVPIILRYPRTYEIHVGLPIEKLPQDDQISPNLVKLTLKNTSLMVDPMAILQKLPNLRILHLDHNAFLGFEMVCSKGGFRQLESLSLVELLHLEKLWVENGAFPSLCHLNIKCCQRLMTIPDGLQHVTTLKEIMIQKMPMEFKNRVGDGGEDFYKVKHVPTLLFINT; this is encoded by the exons ATGGCGGACGCAAATATTTCGTTAGTGCTAGAAAGACTGAGAGAGTTGTTCTATGCAAGACCTGTCAAATTATCTGGAATCAAGGGCCGAATCGATGGTATAATGGCGGAGCTTGAGCAGATGCGATGCTTTCTAAAAGATGCAGATGCTTATGTGAAGCGGAATGGAGATGCAGACGATAAGGTGATGAATTTGGTTTCTAAAACAATGGATACTGTTTTTCTTATAGATTGTGTGCTTTCAAGATTGACGTTTAAACTGCCTTCTTCTTCTTCGAAAAGAAAAGGAGAGAGCTTTATAAAATTACTAATCAAGAGATTTCTGTGGATCTTCAATGGAAGATTTAAGTGTCGCAAATTTAAATTACAACTTGACGAACTCCGTACCAAAGTTGCGCATTTGAGATTGGGTTTACAAGACTTAGGCATAAAAGAATTAAGGGACGAGGGTTTGGTTGGTGAAGGTTTCGGTGTGGAGAAGCACAGGGCAGTGGCCCTGCCGCGATCTGATAATGATTTTGCTGGATTTGACAAGAAATTTGACCACATCGTGACGGATCTGATGAAAGAATCGGATTCTACTCGGGTGGTTTCTATATGTGGATTGGGTGGAATTGGCAAAACTACTCTAGCCAGCGAGATCTATCAGGACTCTCAGATCAAGCGTCACTTCGATTCTTTGGCTTGGGTTACTTTGTCTCAAGATTTTGATACGAAAAACATTCTGCAAAAGCTCTTAATTCAGCTTATTTCAGCCACAAATGAGGAAAGGAAGAAAATTTCAGCAATGGATAGTGAAAAAATTGCAGGCTACCTTTCTACCGAGCTCAAAGGCAAGTCATTTTTGCTTGTTCTTGATGATGTTTGGAACACAGAGGTATGGGATTGTTTAGTACCTGTCTTCCTTAATGGTAAAACAAGTAACAGTAAGATTTTAATCACCACTCATAACGAAGAGGTAGCACATCAGGCTGCTGTTAATCATGATCTTGTTTGTCTTGATGAAGACGAAAGCTTCAAGTTGCTCCAAAAGATTTTGATCACCAACTGTAACAAAGAGGTAGCACAACTCCAGACTGATGTTAATCATGATGAACTCACAA ATtcaaaattaaatgaaaataggATCAATTTGGCTAAAAAAATGCTTAAACATTGTTCTGGATTGCCATTATCAATATGTGTCATTGTTGGACTTGTGTCCACAAGAAGCACAACCGATGACTTAAAGAAGCTAAGTGATGTTTTTAAGACGTATCTTGAAAGATATAGAATGGAGGATGGACAAGAAGAATTGAAACATCTAGGTTTGTCATGGCTACTGAATTTGATTTATGATGATTTGCCTTCTTATTTGAAGCCATGCCTTTTGTATTTCTGCCTTTTCCCCAAGGCTTACGAGATAAAGGTAAGCCACCTTTGCCAACTATGGATTGCTGAAGGCTTTGTGTCATCAAGTCCATGGCGAAGGGGAAATTCATTTGAGACCCTGGAAGATGTAGCGTATGGATGTCTATGTGAGTTGGTACGCAGGCACATAGTTCAGGTTGAAGACTCAGGTTCAACTGGAAGAATTAGAACTTGTCGCATGCATGATGTCATACGAGACTTCTGCTTGTCCAAGGCTTCCAATGATAATTTTCTACAATCTGTTGTCTTTTCAAGCGCTGAGAAGAATGTATTGCAATTCAATCAATTTCAAAGGCTCGCTGTTAGTGTGGACTGTCATGCTAGTCCGATGACTAGCTTTggtaacaataataatatttatagatATGGTCATCTTAGATCTTTTACATGCACAAACTTACTACCACCACAGCTCAAACAAGTATGGAAGCCCTTAATCGACAACTATCATTTGCTTAGAGTTTTGAAGTTGGAAAATCTCAGGAAACTTGTTCAACTGCCCAAAAGCATTGGAAAGCTCAGGGATTTAAGATTCTTTAGCATAAAGGGCAGTGGTGTTGAACAAATATCGTCTTCAATTGGATATTTGAGATACTTGCAAACTTTAGACTTACGATCAACTTCAAGATTAACCTTACCGAATGTGATATACAAGCTGAAAGAACTTAGACATTTGTATTTACCATGTGAATGCACTGTCAATGCtgataaattatttttgaatGGTCTTAGCAGCTTGCAAACCCTGAATAATATTCCAGTTGACTGTTGTCTTTGGAACAGTTTGGCATGTCTTACAAATCTTAGAAGGCTTAAAATGTATGTGGACAGAAATTTGGGGGAAAGCTACCAGCCCACAAGAGTTACATTTAATCATCTTGAATTTCTATCTCTGAAGAATTATAATGGTTCAATCTCAACAAGAGATATAGTACCAATCATATTAAGATATCCTCGAACGTATGAAATTCATGTGGGACTGCCTATAGAAAAGCTACCACAAGATGATCAAATTTCTCCGAACCTTGTCAAGTTGACTcttaaaaatacaagtttaatgGTTGATCCAATGGCAATATTGCAAAAGCTACCAAATCTAAGGATCCTTCACCTTGATCACAACGCCTTTTTAGGGTTTGAAATGGTCTGTTCAAAAGGAGGTTTTCGACAACTTGAATCACTTTCCCTTGTGGAGCTCCTTCATTTGGAAAAATTGTGGGTGGAGAACGGGGCTTTTCCTAGTCTTTGCCATTTGAATATTAAATGTTGCCAAAGATTGATGACAATTCCTGATGGTTTGCAACATGTTACTACTCTCAAGGAAATTATGATTCAAAAGATGCCTATGGAGTTCAAAAATAGGGTTGGTGATGGAGGAGAGGATTTCTACAAGGTTAAGCATGTGCCTACCCTTCTATTTATAAATACTTAA